A stretch of Cicer arietinum cultivar CDC Frontier isolate Library 1 chromosome 5, Cicar.CDCFrontier_v2.0, whole genome shotgun sequence DNA encodes these proteins:
- the LOC101499142 gene encoding uncharacterized protein produces the protein MEHQQYDGILTAFLRGENGRVTFEVRYPVRNGVYEVIPSISFRAPERNLILSHMFVEDANLILCERNDNLINDLLHRINPQDILPIYALGNHYILQDNNINHVHVPTRRHFVHNFERIKIHEETTAQTSTCSICLVDFSFGSKAIRLPSPCSHVYHENCIMRWLNESNTCPLCRRLIS, from the coding sequence ATGGAGCACCAACAATATGATGGAATATTAACAGCATTTCTAAGAGGAGAAAATGGAAGAGTCACATTTGAAGTCCGGTATCCTGTTAGGAATGGTGTTTATGAAGTAATTCCTTCTATTTCATTTCGAGCTCCCGAAAGAAACTTGATTTTGTCACATATGTTTGTTGAAGATGCTAACCTTATCCTTTGCGAAAGGAACGACAACCTTATCAATGATCTTCTTCATAGGATAAATCCGCAAGATATCTTGCCGATTTATGCTCTAGGCAACCACTACATTCTTCAAGATAACAACATCAACCATGTTCATGTTCCTACAAGAAGACATTTTGTTCATAACTTTGAAAGAATTAAAATTCATGAAGAAACGACAGCTCAAACTTCGACATGTTCTATATGTCTTGTTGATTTTTCTTTTGGGTCGAAAGCAATTCGCTTGCCTAGTCCATGTTCACATGTTTATCATGAGAATTGTATTATGAGGTGGCTCAATGAATCAAACACATGCCCTTTGTGTCGTAGACTTATCTCCTAA